A part of Escherichia marmotae genomic DNA contains:
- the bglX gene encoding beta-glucosidase BglX, whose translation MKWLCSVGIAVSLALQPALADDLFGNHPLTPEARDAFVTDLLKKMTVDEKIGQLRLISVGPDNPKEAIREMIKDGQVGAIFNTVTRQDIRAMQDQVMELSRLKIPLFFAYDVLHGQRTVFPISLGLASSFNLDAVKTVGRVSAYEAADDGLNMTWAPMVDVSRDPRWGRASEGFGEDTYLTSIMGKTMVEAMQGKSPADRYSVMTSVKHFAAYGAVEGGKEYNTVDMSPQRLFNDYMPPYKAGLDAGSGAVMVALNSLNGTPATSDSWLLKDVLRDQWGFKGITVSDHGAIKELIKHGTAADPEDAVRVALKSGINMSMSDEYYSKYLPGLIKSGKVTMEELDDATRHVLNVKYDMGLFNDPYSHLGPKESDPADTNAESRLHRKEAREVARESLVLLKNRLETLPLKKSATIAVVSPLADSKRDVMGSWSAAGVVDQSVTVLTGIKNAVGENGKVLYAKGANVTSDKGIIDFLNQYEEAVKVDPRSPQEMIDEAVQTAKQADVVVAVVGEAQGMAHEASSRTDITIPQSQRDLIAALKATGKPLVLVLMNGRPLALVKEDQQADAILETWFAGTEGGNAIADVLFGDYNPSGKLPMSFPRSVGQIPVYYSHLNTGRPYNADKPNKYTSRYFDEANGALYPFGYGLSYTTFTVSDVKLSAPTMKRDGKVTASVQVTNTGKREGATVVQMYLQDVTASMSRPVKQLKGFEKITLKPGETQTVSFPIDIEALKFWNQQMKYDAEPGKFNVFIGTDSARVKKGEFELL comes from the coding sequence ATGAAATGGCTATGTTCAGTAGGTATCGCGGTGAGTCTGGCCCTACAACCAGCACTGGCGGATGATTTGTTCGGCAACCATCCATTAACGCCCGAAGCGCGGGATGCATTCGTCACCGATCTGCTCAAGAAAATGACGGTTGATGAGAAAATTGGTCAGCTTCGTTTAATCAGCGTTGGCCCGGATAACCCGAAAGAGGCGATCCGCGAGATGATCAAAGATGGGCAGGTGGGGGCGATTTTTAACACCGTGACTCGCCAGGATATCCGCGCCATGCAGGATCAGGTGATGGAACTAAGCCGCCTGAAAATTCCTCTCTTCTTTGCCTACGACGTGCTGCACGGTCAGCGTACCGTTTTCCCGATTAGCCTTGGTCTGGCGTCCTCTTTTAACCTCGATGCAGTGAAAACCGTGGGGCGCGTTTCAGCTTATGAAGCGGCAGACGATGGCCTGAACATGACCTGGGCGCCGATGGTCGACGTCTCGCGCGATCCGCGCTGGGGACGAGCTTCCGAAGGTTTTGGCGAAGATACGTATCTCACCTCAATTATGGGTAAAACTATGGTTGAAGCGATGCAGGGCAAAAGTCCGGCAGATCGCTACTCGGTGATGACCAGCGTTAAACACTTCGCTGCTTACGGTGCGGTAGAAGGCGGTAAAGAGTACAACACCGTCGATATGAGTCCGCAGCGTCTGTTTAATGATTATATGCCGCCGTACAAAGCGGGGCTGGATGCAGGCAGCGGCGCGGTGATGGTGGCGCTGAACTCGCTCAATGGTACACCGGCAACTTCCGATTCCTGGTTGCTGAAAGATGTTCTGCGCGATCAGTGGGGTTTTAAAGGCATCACGGTTTCCGATCATGGTGCAATCAAAGAGCTGATCAAACACGGCACGGCGGCAGACCCGGAAGATGCGGTGCGGGTGGCGCTTAAGTCCGGTATCAATATGAGCATGAGTGACGAGTATTACTCGAAGTATCTGCCTGGTTTGATCAAATCCGGCAAAGTGACGATGGAAGAACTGGATGACGCCACTCGTCACGTGTTGAACGTTAAATACGATATGGGGTTGTTTAACGATCCGTACAGCCATCTTGGGCCGAAAGAGTCTGACCCGGCGGATACCAATGCCGAAAGCCGTTTGCACCGCAAAGAAGCACGTGAAGTGGCGCGCGAAAGCCTGGTGTTGCTGAAAAACCGTCTCGAAACGTTACCGCTGAAAAAATCGGCAACCATTGCGGTGGTTAGCCCACTGGCAGACAGCAAACGTGACGTAATGGGAAGCTGGTCGGCAGCAGGTGTCGTCGATCAATCCGTGACTGTGCTAACCGGGATTAAAAATGCCGTTGGTGAAAACGGTAAAGTGCTGTACGCCAAAGGGGCGAACGTTACCAGTGATAAAGGCATTATAGACTTCCTGAATCAGTATGAAGAAGCGGTAAAAGTCGATCCGCGCTCGCCGCAAGAGATGATTGATGAAGCGGTGCAGACCGCGAAACAAGCTGATGTGGTGGTGGCTGTGGTCGGTGAAGCTCAGGGGATGGCGCACGAAGCCTCCAGCCGTACCGATATCACCATCCCGCAAAGCCAGCGCGATTTGATTGCTGCCCTGAAAGCCACTGGTAAACCGCTGGTGCTGGTGTTAATGAACGGTCGCCCGCTGGCGCTGGTGAAAGAAGATCAGCAAGCCGACGCGATTCTGGAAACCTGGTTTGCCGGTACTGAAGGCGGGAATGCGATTGCCGATGTGCTGTTTGGCGATTACAACCCGTCTGGCAAGCTGCCGATGTCCTTCCCGCGTTCTGTCGGGCAGATCCCGGTTTATTACAGCCATCTGAACACGGGGCGTCCGTATAACGCCGACAAGCCAAACAAATACACTTCACGTTATTTCGATGAAGCAAACGGGGCGCTTTATCCGTTCGGTTATGGTCTGAGCTATACTACTTTCACCGTCTCTGATGTGAAACTTTCTGCGCCGACCATGAAGCGTGACGGCAAAGTGACCGCCAGCGTGCAGGTGACAAATACCGGCAAACGCGAAGGGGCGACGGTTGTCCAGATGTACTTGCAGGATGTGACGGCTTCCATGAGCCGTCCGGTGAAACAACTGAAAGGCTTTGAGAAAATCACCCTGAAACCGGGTGAAACCCAAACCGTCAGCTTCCCGATCGATATTGAGGCGTTGAAGTTCTGGAATCAGCAGATGAAATATGACGCCGAACCCGGCAAGTTCAACGTCTTTATCGGCACTGATTCCGCACGCGTTAAGAAAGGCGAGTTTGAGTTGCTGTAA
- the osmF gene encoding glycine betaine ABC transporter substrate-binding protein OsmF, which translates to MPLSKLQAGSLVLIAAVSLPLQAASPVKVGSKIDTEGALLGNIILQVLENHGVPTVNKVQLGTTPVVRGAITSGELDIYPEYTGNGAFFFKDENDAAWKNAQQGYEKVKKLDAEQNQLIWLTPAPANNTWTIAVRQDMAEKNKLTSLADLSRYLKDGGTFKLAASAEFIERADALPAFEKAYEFKLDQEQLLSLAGGDTAVTIKAAAQQTSGVNAAMAYGTDGPVAALGLQTLSDPKGVQPIYAPAPVVRASVLKEYPQMTQWLQPVFASLDEKTLQQLNAGIAVEGLDAKKVAADYLKQKGWTK; encoded by the coding sequence ATGCCACTCTCAAAGCTCCAGGCCGGTTCACTGGTTTTGATAGCCGCCGTGAGCCTGCCGCTACAGGCGGCTTCCCCCGTTAAAGTCGGTTCGAAAATCGATACCGAAGGCGCACTGCTCGGCAACATCATTTTGCAGGTGCTGGAAAACCACGGCGTTCCCACGGTAAATAAAGTCCAGCTTGGCACCACGCCAGTGGTGCGCGGGGCGATTACTTCGGGCGAACTGGATATTTACCCGGAATACACCGGCAATGGTGCTTTCTTCTTTAAAGATGAAAACGATGCGGCATGGAAAAACGCGCAACAAGGCTACGAGAAGGTCAAAAAACTCGATGCAGAGCAAAACCAGTTAATCTGGCTGACGCCCGCACCTGCGAATAACACCTGGACCATCGCCGTGCGTCAGGATATGGCAGAAAAAAACAAACTCACTTCGCTTGCCGATCTCAGTCGTTATCTGAAAGACGGTGGCACCTTTAAACTGGCGGCCTCGGCAGAGTTTATTGAACGCGCCGATGCGTTGCCCGCTTTTGAAAAAGCCTATGAATTTAAACTCGATCAGGAGCAGTTGCTGTCACTGGCAGGTGGCGACACGGCAGTGACGATTAAAGCCGCAGCCCAGCAAACGTCCGGCGTTAATGCGGCGATGGCCTACGGTACTGACGGCCCGGTAGCAGCGCTGGGGCTACAAACATTAAGCGATCCGAAAGGTGTCCAGCCAATTTACGCGCCTGCGCCAGTGGTGCGTGCGTCGGTGTTGAAAGAGTATCCGCAAATGACGCAGTGGCTACAGCCTGTCTTCGCCAGCCTCGATGAAAAGACGTTGCAGCAATTGAATGCCGGTATTGCTGTAGAAGGGCTGGACGCGAAAAAAGTGGCTGCCGACTACCTGAAACAAAAAGGGTGGACGAAGTAA
- a CDS encoding ABC transporter permease — protein sequence MAHLRINSVLALLLLLMAIAAALPFISYAPNRLVSGEGRQLWQLWPQTIWMLVGVGCAWLTACFVPGRKGSIFAFLLAQLVFILLVWGAGKAATQLAQSGSALARTSLGSGFWLAAALALLACSDAIRRISTHPLWRWLLHIQIAIIPLWLLFSGTLNDLSLMKEYANRQDVFDDALAQHLALLFGSVLPALVIGVPLGVWCYFSTARQGAIFSLLNVIQTVPSVALFGLLIAPLAGLAATFPWLGTLGIAGTGMTPALIALVLYALLPLVRGVVVGLNQIPRDVLESARAMGMSGGQRFLHVQLPLALPVFLRSLRVVMVQTVGMAVIAALIGAGGFGALVFQGLLSSAIDLVLLGVIPVIVLAVLIDALFDLVIALLKVKSHD from the coding sequence GTGGCGCATCTTCGTATTAACTCTGTTCTGGCGTTGCTGCTGTTACTGATGGCAATAGCAGCGGCGTTGCCGTTTATCAGTTACGCACCTAACCGATTAGTTTCTGGTGAAGGTCGACAACTCTGGCAGTTGTGGCCGCAAACCATCTGGATGCTGGTGGGCGTTGGTTGCGCATGGCTGACTGCTTGTTTCGTTCCCGGAAGAAAAGGCAGCATTTTTGCTTTTCTCCTCGCGCAACTGGTGTTTATTTTGCTGGTATGGGGGGCAGGAAAAGCCGCGACGCAACTGGCGCAAAGTGGTAGCGCCCTGGCGCGTACCAGCCTCGGCAGTGGCTTCTGGCTGGCTGCGGCGTTGGCGCTGCTGGCCTGTAGCGATGCTATCCGGCGAATTTCCACGCATCCGCTATGGCGCTGGTTGCTGCATATTCAGATCGCCATTATTCCGTTGTGGTTACTGTTCTCTGGCACGCTTAACGATCTTTCGTTAATGAAAGAGTATGCCAACCGTCAGGATGTATTCGATGATGCACTGGCTCAACATCTGGCACTGCTGTTTGGTTCGGTACTGCCTGCGCTGGTTATCGGCGTACCATTGGGCGTCTGGTGCTACTTTTCCACCGCGCGGCAGGGGGCGATTTTTTCTTTACTCAATGTCATTCAGACCGTGCCTTCGGTGGCGCTGTTTGGTTTGTTGATCGCACCGCTTGCCGGGCTGGCCGCTACCTTTCCGTGGCTGGGGACGCTCGGCATAGCAGGAACAGGCATGACGCCAGCATTGATTGCCCTGGTGCTCTATGCCTTGTTGCCGCTGGTGCGCGGCGTGGTAGTGGGCTTGAACCAGATCCCGCGCGATGTGCTGGAAAGCGCCAGAGCAATGGGCATGAGCGGGGGGCAGCGATTCCTTCATGTCCAGTTACCTCTGGCGCTGCCGGTATTTCTGCGCAGTCTGCGGGTGGTAATGGTGCAGACCGTCGGTATGGCGGTGATTGCGGCGTTAATTGGCGCGGGCGGTTTTGGTGCGCTGGTTTTTCAGGGACTGTTAAGCAGTGCCATTGATTTAGTGTTGCTGGGGGTGATCCCGGTGATTGTACTGGCGGTGCTGATCGACGCGCTGTTCGATTTGGTTATCGCACTGCTGAAGGTGAAAAGTCATGATTGA
- the yehX gene encoding glycine betaine ABC transporter ATP binding protein YehX — MIEFSHVSKQFGTQKAVNDLNLNFQEGSFSVLIGTSGSGKSTTLKMINRLVEHDSGVIRFAGEEIRSLPVLELRRRMGYAIQSIGLFPHWSVAQNIATVPQLQKWSRARIDDRIDELMALLGLEANLRERYPHQLSGGQQQRVGVARALAADPQVLLMDEPFGALDPVTRGALQQEMTRIHRLLGRTIVLVTHDIDEALRLAEHLVLMDHGEVVQQGNPLAMLTRPANDFVRQFFGHSELGVRLLSLRSVTDYVRRNERAEGEALAEEMTLRDALSLFVARGCEVLPVVNAQGQSCGTLHFQDLLMEA, encoded by the coding sequence ATGATTGAATTTAGCCATGTCAGCAAACAGTTCGGCACGCAAAAGGCCGTTAACGATCTCAATCTCAATTTTCAGGAGGGGAGCTTTTCGGTGCTGATTGGCACGTCAGGCTCCGGTAAATCAACCACTCTGAAGATGATCAACCGCCTGGTGGAGCACGACAGTGGCGTGATCCGTTTTGCCGGAGAAGAGATTCGTTCGCTGCCAGTGCTGGAGCTGCGCCGCCGAATGGGCTACGCCATTCAGTCGATAGGTTTATTTCCCCACTGGAGCGTGGCGCAAAATATCGCCACCGTACCGCAATTACAAAAATGGTCGCGGGCGCGAATTGACGATCGTATCGACGAATTAATGGCGCTACTGGGGCTGGAGGCAAATTTACGCGAGCGTTATCCGCATCAGCTTTCCGGCGGTCAGCAGCAGCGCGTGGGGGTTGCCCGTGCACTGGCTGCCGATCCACAAGTCTTGCTGATGGATGAACCGTTTGGCGCACTGGATCCGGTAACGCGCGGCGCGTTGCAACAAGAGATGACGCGCATTCACCGTTTGCTGGGGCGCACCATTGTGCTGGTGACTCACGATATCGATGAGGCGCTGCGCCTGGCGGAACATCTGGTGCTGATGGATCATGGTGAAGTGGTGCAGCAGGGCAATCCGCTGGCGATGCTTACCCGTCCGGCGAATGATTTTGTGCGCCAGTTTTTTGGTCACAGCGAGCTGGGCGTGCGCCTGTTATCGTTACGCAGTGTGACCGATTATGTGCGCCGCAACGAACGTGCTGAAGGTGAGGCGCTGGCAGAAGAGATGACGCTACGTGATGCACTCTCATTGTTTGTCGCCCGTGGCTGTGAAGTGCTGCCGGTGGTTAACGCTCAAGGCCAATCTTGCGGCACACTGCATTTTCAGGATCTGCTGATGGAGGCGTAA
- a CDS encoding ABC transporter permease — protein sequence MKIVRDPLFWLIALFVALIFWLPYSQPLFGALFPQLPRPVYQQESFASLALAHFWLVGISSLFAVAIGVGAGIAVTRAWGAEFRPMVENIAAVGQTFPPVAVLAIAVPVMGFGLQPAIIALILYGVLPILQATLAGLGAIDDSVTDVAKGMGMSRSQRLRKVELPLAAPVILAGVRTSVIINIGTATIASTVGASTLGTPIIIGLSGFNTAYVIQGALLVALAAIIVDRLFERLVQRLSQHAK from the coding sequence ATGAAAATAGTGCGCGATCCGCTTTTCTGGTTGATTGCCCTGTTTGTGGCGCTGATTTTCTGGCTGCCATACAGCCAGCCGCTGTTCGGTGCCTTATTCCCACAACTGCCGCGGCCTGTTTATCAGCAAGAAAGTTTTGCTTCCCTGGCGCTGGCCCATTTCTGGCTGGTGGGGATCTCAAGTTTGTTTGCCGTGGCTATTGGCGTCGGTGCAGGAATTGCGGTCACTCGCGCGTGGGGCGCGGAGTTTCGCCCGATGGTGGAAAACATAGCCGCCGTTGGGCAGACTTTTCCACCCGTAGCGGTACTGGCGATTGCCGTTCCGGTGATGGGGTTTGGTCTGCAGCCAGCGATTATTGCGCTGATCCTTTATGGTGTATTGCCCATCTTACAGGCGACACTTGCAGGACTGGGAGCGATTGATGATAGCGTGACAGACGTTGCCAAAGGTATGGGAATGAGCCGGAGTCAGCGATTGCGTAAAGTGGAGTTACCGTTGGCCGCACCAGTGATTCTGGCTGGCGTGCGGACTTCGGTGATTATCAACATTGGCACGGCGACCATCGCCTCAACGGTCGGGGCCAGCACGCTGGGAACGCCGATCATCATCGGACTTAGCGGATTTAATACCGCTTATGTCATTCAGGGGGCGTTGCTGGTGGCACTGGCGGCGATCATCGTAGACCGCCTGTTTGAACGGCTGGTGCAGCGACTTAGCCAGCACGCAAAATAA
- a CDS encoding protein YohO codes for MRIAKIGVITLFLLMALGGIGGVMLAGYTFILRAG; via the coding sequence ATGCGCATAGCTAAAATTGGGGTTATCACCCTGTTCCTGTTGATGGCGTTAGGCGGTATCGGTGGCGTCATGCTCGCAGGTTATACCTTTATTTTGCGTGCTGGCTAA
- the mlrA gene encoding HTH-type transcriptional regulator MlrA: MALYTIGEVALLCDINPVTLRAWQRRYGLLKPQRTDGGHRLFNDADIDRIREIKRWIDNGVQVSKVKMLLSNENVDVQNGWRDQQETLLNYLQSGNLQSLRMWIKERGQDYPAQTLTTHLFIPLRRRLQCQQPTLQTLLAILDGVLINYIAICLASARKKQGKDALVVGWNIQDTTRLWLEGWIASQQGWRIDVLAHSLNQLRPELFGGRTLLVWCGDNQSPAQQQQLTHWQEQGHDIFPLGI; the protein is encoded by the coding sequence ATGGCGCTTTACACAATTGGTGAAGTGGCGTTGCTTTGTGATATCAATCCTGTCACGTTACGCGCGTGGCAGAGACGTTACGGATTGCTGAAACCACAGCGGACCGACGGCGGTCATCGCCTGTTCAACGATGCGGATATCGACCGGATCCGGGAGATCAAACGCTGGATCGACAACGGCGTGCAGGTGAGCAAAGTCAAAATGCTACTCAGTAATGAAAATGTTGATGTGCAGAACGGCTGGCGCGATCAGCAAGAAACTCTGCTTAATTACCTGCAAAGCGGCAATCTGCAAAGTCTGCGAATGTGGATCAAAGAGCGCGGTCAGGATTATCCCGCTCAGACCCTCACCACACATCTGTTTATTCCTCTGCGCCGACGGCTTCAGTGTCAGCAGCCAACCCTCCAGACGTTGCTGGCGATCCTTGATGGCGTGTTGATCAACTACATCGCCATTTGTCTGGCCTCGGCACGTAAAAAACAGGGCAAAGATGCGCTGGTCGTCGGCTGGAATATTCAGGACACCACCCGCCTGTGGCTGGAAGGCTGGATCGCCAGCCAACAGGGATGGCGTATTGATGTTCTCGCTCACTCGCTCAATCAGCTACGCCCGGAACTGTTCGGAGGCCGAACATTATTGGTATGGTGCGGTGACAACCAGTCTCCCGCCCAGCAGCAGCAACTTACCCACTGGCAAGAGCAAGGACATGATATTTTCCCGCTTGGCATTTAA